The Moorena producens PAL-8-15-08-1 genomic interval AGCAAATTCATAGGCTATAAACGGTTCTATACCCTGTTTTATACCCTATTAGTCAGGCTTAATTTTTTAGTGAGACTCTGATCAGTAATTGCTTACTAGGGTTGGATCAAAATCTTTCAACTGACGCGCTCGCCAATAGGCTCTGGATCAACAACCTACTTTACCCTTCATCGAAGGGCTATACTTAATGGCAAAGGCTAGTCTAGCCAAAGGCGGCTCCTAAAGAGCAACGACCACCGCGCTCGAGGGCGAGAATGGCTTACCTTAAGGGCATATCTGTACGAGAATCCATTCAGGGTAAGCTCTACAAACTCTATGGGTTGCAACCTATTTTTTTGAGATTAGATTAGATGCCCCATTCAGACAGCCCACAACAATCAATCTCTTGGTGAGCTTTCACCCTAAGCTTTTTCAAAGCGTAGAGCCGCAACACAAAACCACCATTCCCTGACTCACCATCCAATATTCGGATTAGAAACAAAGCAACGTTCGCGTAGCGTGACCTACGGTCAAAGGTTTGCGAGTTAGCTCAATAAACGTCGATTCCTTTCGCGTAGCGTGACCTACGGTCAACGGAAAGTCTGCAAAGCACGCTCTTGAGAACTATTGTCGGATTCGACTAAATAAGCTTTACACCCTAATGAGGTCTTAAAAATGACCTATGCTTGATGGCTACTCTCAAGCTTTATACTTTTGAGCCTAACTCCAAATGAAAGATCAATATCTTTGAATCGATAATCTTTAAACTATCTTTATATTATCCCCAATTGTGAAATAGTCGAGTAAGTTGTGAATAAAATGTGAATGTATCGGTTCCATTTTTCACCTCCTACCTGGTAACAATTGGGTTTAATAGATCACGCATCAGGTTGGTTTAAGGCAGAGAACGCTTTACTCATGAAAAAGTACTACTGAGTGAAGTTTCCAGCTAGGGATTGAGCTGGGAATACACAATCTTGACCAGTGGCTTGGGCTCGCTCAATAGCCTCATCAGCGGCTCGATAAAGGCTTTCGATGTCTGTGCCATCCCCAGGGTACTCTGCCACCCCAGCACTAAATGTTACCTGCACTAGCTCACAGTCATGAAATTCTTCACTAACAGTCTCCAAAATTTCTTGGAGCCTTCTGACCCCAGCCTGTCGATTGAGACCATACATCCCGATGAAAAACTCCTTACCTCCCCAGCGGGCCACTATATCGTGACTGCGAAACTTTTGCCGCAAGATTTGTCCTAACCGCTTCAGAATTCTATCTCCCATCACATGACCATATTGCTCATTCACCTGCTTTAAGTTGTTTAAATCCAATAAGGCATAGCAAAGAGGTTGATGGTAGCGTTGGGATAAGTGCAGTAATCGGTTGAATTCTATGGTAGATTGACGACGATTAGCCACACCAGTTAATTGGTCAGTTTCTCCTAAACTACGGAGCAGTTTGGTACGCTCTAGACGATGGAAAACACGGGTGACTAACTCTGATTTCGTTATCGGTTTAAAGATATAGTCATCAGCTCCAGCTTGATAAATGCGGTGAATTGTTTCAGAGTCTTGGTGTTCACAAAGCAATAGGATAGGTAATCCATGCCAGATGCGATCATTGCGCACAACTTGGCACAGTTCAATCCCATTGAATTGGGGCATGTCTAAATCCAAGATCAGTAGATCAGGTGCTGTCCCTTCGAGCTCTTCCCAAAATTGATCGGGTTCTTCTAAGGTAATAATCTGCACTCCTAAAGGTTGTAGGAAGTGTCGTATACTTTCGAGCACTAGGGGATCATCGTCTACTGCCAGGACTTTGGCGGTGGAAGGTCTGTCTTGATTTAAGACATCTTCAACGGTGTCTAGTAACTGTATTGGGGTAACAGGTTTGGATAAAAACGCCCGTCCTCCCTGACGAGCAACCTCAACGCGATCTCTAAACCGATTTTGCTGTGTAGAAACGATTACTGGGATTTGAGGGTATTGGTTCTGGAAATATTTGAGGAGTGCGATTCCGTCCTCTCGATAATTGGGAAACATCAAGTCCAGTAGCACAACATCAGGTATTTCTTGATCCATGACAATTCTGGCTTGCCTGGGATCTAGGACAACTTTTACTTGCATATCCCAATTCACTGCTTCTCTTTCCAACTGTTGTGTCAGTTGCACGTCTCCATCGATAACTAAAATCAATGGAAGCTTTTTTGGTAATTGGTCCGGTGCCAGGGGTTGTGATCTATTATCTTCGGTTAGTTCAGGCTCTTTTAAGACAGTAATGGTTGAATTATCTTCCAACTCACTACTGACATCACCAGAGCATGCTGATGGAGGTTGCTGGAGTTCTTCAGACAGAAGTGCTACCAAAGATGCCAGATTTTGAATATTAGTTGGGGAGCTTAGTTGCTGTAATTGAGGACTAGGTAATTCTATTTGGTTGTCATAGTTCCTGCGTCTTGACCGATATCTCCGTTTACCGGAGTTCCTGGTCTTGGTTATACTGACTTCCTGTAGCCAGTACTCAATAGTTTGGGCTAGCCGTGATCCTTCCACTAAGCCAAACTTATCTAAAGCTCTCACCAGCTTGTGGACTTGCTGCTGGGCTTGTTTTCGCAGCTCCTCAGTAAGATGTCCGGCTTCGAGAGCATTAACCGCCTGTTCTACAGTGGCAAACTGACGCCACATGGTTCCTTTAGAACGTTCCCAAGGCTGATTGAACCTTGTTGGGGTTGGTTTGAGTTTCTTTATCTTGCTCCTCGGTAAGCTCTTGAGGCGATAGCCCATACCATAGACAGTTTCAATCACATCATCAGCTTCAACACTCTTGAGCTTGCGCCTTAACCCCTTAACATGTGCCCTAACTGTTTCTGGTGAAGGAGGGTCTTCAAATGACCACAGATGTTCGAGAATGATACTCTGACTAAATACTCGGCGCGGATGGCTCAGGAATAGTTCTAGAAGACCGTATTCCTTTGGTGAGAGATGGAGCAGTTGCCCTTTATAAGTTACTTCACAGGTACTCGGGTCTAGGCAAACATCACCCCATTCCAGTAGCCTTAATCCAGAAACACTGTGGTGACGCAGTAATGTCCTAATCCGAGTCAACAGATCCTTGGCTGTAAAGGGTTTAACAATATAATCATCAGCTTCAGCATTAAGCTTGACTTGCTCAGCAATAGCTGCTTGAGAAAGCAACAGCAAAATCCCTCTATCATAGCTTGCCTGCCGTAGTCGCTTACACAAGCTGATACCATCGAGCTTGGGTAAATCCACTTCCAGCACAATCAGGTCATAGGTAAAGGCTTGAGCATACTCCCAACCCTCTTCCCCATCTCCAGCAATATTTACAATATAATTCTGCTCTCTCAACACTTTACTCAAGGTTAGAGCTAGAGCATTGTCATCCTCTACCAGCAAAAGTCTCATGAACAATCCTGCTGTAAGCCTAGTCCTTTACAAATTTTGGATAAACACAGAACACTAAAAAATATACCTCTTTTGACAGATGCTATATATAATTTCTTGATGTGTGTTCATCACTATTTGGGTTTTACCATTAGTAACGGCTAGTTGCACTGGATCATCTCAAAATTCTGTAAAGAGTGTGTAAAGATTGTGTCCAATTGAGAAGTGAGCCTTCCCTGTCTTAGTGAGCCTTCACCCAAAGCTCTGTTGGTGCGCATTCACCCAAAGCTTTGAAAAAGCGCGGGGTCCCACCGCAGCTATTTGATGGAGGCTGAGCTTCTTTCCAGAGCACCGAACTATGAAGATACTAAAGAAAGCCTTGTGAGAATACAGGGTTGGGGATTGGGATCAGGCAAACGGAACAACGGAAGATCGGATTTTCCTTCTGTTTTTTCATTTAACCTTTACTCATACCAACTTGCATTCATGGGTAGTACTTTCTTCCCATCACCCAATCACCCGATCACCCAATCACCTGATCACCCGATCACCTGATCACCCGATCACCCGATCACCCGATCACCCGATCACCCGATCACCCGATCACCTTTTCAGCAAGCCACTCTGTTGGTGGGCCTTCACTCAACGCTCTGTTGGTGCGCATTCACCCAAAGCTTTGAAAAAGCGCGGGGTCGCACCCCATCTTTGATCACAACGCGCGGATCAGTGGCTTTACCACTCCTTTAACAAAAGGGTGGGGATGAAGCCTCTGTCCTTCGAGAACACTAGTCCAGTAATAATACCAAGTTCGACTCAAATTCGTAAGTCATGCTCTTGGTGGGCCTTCCCTAGCCCTTTTTCAAAGCGCTAGGTCGCACCGCTTTCAGTTGTTATTAGTCCTTTGTCACCACTCGAGAACCAATTGAGTAATAGAAATTGAGAAATTCACGCTCGATGAAGGTTTGCTGGAAAATCTATGGATTTATAGCCATCCCTACTACTAACCTAAGTTGCTAGTTCTCAAAAAACACCTCAAAATGGCTTAAAGACACCAAAACTTAGCTGTCCGGCAAAATTCATCCCACACCTAATGCGCAGCATTAGGTGTGGGATGAATTTTGCACAGGGTATCCATGGA includes:
- a CDS encoding response regulator, with product MRLLLVEDDNALALTLSKVLREQNYIVNIAGDGEEGWEYAQAFTYDLIVLEVDLPKLDGISLCKRLRQASYDRGILLLLSQAAIAEQVKLNAEADDYIVKPFTAKDLLTRIRTLLRHHSVSGLRLLEWGDVCLDPSTCEVTYKGQLLHLSPKEYGLLELFLSHPRRVFSQSIILEHLWSFEDPPSPETVRAHVKGLRRKLKSVEADDVIETVYGMGYRLKSLPRSKIKKLKPTPTRFNQPWERSKGTMWRQFATVEQAVNALEAGHLTEELRKQAQQQVHKLVRALDKFGLVEGSRLAQTIEYWLQEVSITKTRNSGKRRYRSRRRNYDNQIELPSPQLQQLSSPTNIQNLASLVALLSEELQQPPSACSGDVSSELEDNSTITVLKEPELTEDNRSQPLAPDQLPKKLPLILVIDGDVQLTQQLEREAVNWDMQVKVVLDPRQARIVMDQEIPDVVLLDLMFPNYREDGIALLKYFQNQYPQIPVIVSTQQNRFRDRVEVARQGGRAFLSKPVTPIQLLDTVEDVLNQDRPSTAKVLAVDDDPLVLESIRHFLQPLGVQIITLEEPDQFWEELEGTAPDLLILDLDMPQFNGIELCQVVRNDRIWHGLPILLLCEHQDSETIHRIYQAGADDYIFKPITKSELVTRVFHRLERTKLLRSLGETDQLTGVANRRQSTIEFNRLLHLSQRYHQPLCYALLDLNNLKQVNEQYGHVMGDRILKRLGQILRQKFRSHDIVARWGGKEFFIGMYGLNRQAGVRRLQEILETVSEEFHDCELVQVTFSAGVAEYPGDGTDIESLYRAADEAIERAQATGQDCVFPAQSLAGNFTQ